A region of Halalkaliarchaeum desulfuricum DNA encodes the following proteins:
- the cofG gene encoding 7,8-didemethyl-8-hydroxy-5-deazariboflavin synthase subunit CofG has translation MITDQEQYDIDITIDEADVERVLSTAPQDVDTPSELTFARNVFLPLTTACRYTCTYCSFYDVPGDATLMSPEEIRETLRSAAQAGCTEALFTFGDKPDSRYRAIHAQLDEWGYDSILAYLYRACEIALEEGLLPHSNPGDLTEQEFRRLREVNASMGVMLETTADIEAHSGGRRKSPGQRLNTIRAAGRAGVPFTTGILVGIGETERDRAESLLAIAELHERYDHVQEVIVQNVVPNERSDFEQPSVETMRRTVAMARAALPEAVSVQVPPNLSPTRELLDCGVDDLGGVSPVTDDHINPAYKWPALEELQEIAESAGLPLYERLPIYRRYLPDELRSSDVPAAGNDRNRRWISDRVSEALFASDETGRQYRRIATRTQLFGAPN, from the coding sequence ATGATCACGGACCAGGAACAGTACGACATCGATATCACCATCGACGAGGCGGACGTCGAGCGCGTGTTATCTACCGCACCCCAGGACGTCGACACGCCTTCCGAGCTCACGTTCGCGCGAAACGTCTTTCTCCCGCTGACGACCGCCTGTCGATACACCTGTACGTACTGTTCCTTCTACGACGTTCCTGGTGACGCCACCCTCATGTCCCCCGAAGAGATACGGGAAACGCTCCGTTCGGCCGCGCAAGCGGGTTGCACCGAGGCGCTTTTCACGTTCGGCGACAAGCCGGACAGCCGGTATCGGGCGATTCATGCACAGCTCGACGAGTGGGGATACGATTCGATCCTGGCGTATCTCTACCGCGCATGTGAAATTGCACTGGAGGAAGGACTGTTACCGCACTCGAACCCCGGAGATCTCACCGAACAGGAGTTCAGACGGCTCAGGGAGGTCAACGCGTCGATGGGCGTTATGCTCGAGACGACAGCCGACATCGAAGCCCACAGTGGAGGCAGACGCAAGTCACCGGGACAGCGACTGAACACAATCCGCGCCGCAGGGAGAGCCGGCGTCCCCTTCACGACCGGTATCCTCGTCGGCATCGGCGAAACCGAACGTGACAGGGCCGAAAGCCTGCTTGCCATCGCCGAACTCCACGAGCGATACGATCACGTACAGGAGGTGATCGTCCAGAACGTCGTGCCGAACGAGCGGTCGGACTTCGAGCAGCCGTCCGTCGAAACCATGCGACGGACGGTCGCCATGGCCAGGGCTGCGCTGCCGGAGGCTGTGTCGGTACAGGTGCCCCCGAACCTCTCTCCGACGCGCGAGTTGCTCGACTGCGGCGTCGACGATCTGGGGGGAGTGTCTCCAGTCACGGACGACCACATCAACCCCGCCTACAAGTGGCCGGCCCTCGAGGAGTTACAGGAGATCGCCGAATCCGCGGGTCTTCCCCTCTACGAACGTCTCCCGATCTACCGACGGTACTTGCCCGACGAGTTGCGAAGTTCTGACGTCCCGGCCGCCGGGAACGACCGGAACCGACGCTGGATCTCCGATCGCGTTTCCGAGGCACTGTTCGCTTCCGACGAAACCGGACGGCAATACCGTCGAATCGCCACCAGAACGCAGCTGTTCGGGGCTCCGAATTGA
- a CDS encoding coenzyme F420-0:L-glutamate ligase produces MKLFAVPDLPEIEPGDDIASLIDERVDLEPSDVVCVASTIVSKAEGRLADLSAFPAGPRAREIAANLEDATGEPKDPRFAQAVLEESVGLLIESPFLLTETRFGHVTVNAGIDRSNVPGHDLLLLPRHPSASAEEIAGGLDADRVIVTDTCGRPFRHGQRGVAIGWAGMPASRDWRGEHDRTGRELGVTVQNVIDELAAASNLLAGEGAGGTPVVVVRGFEFGDHEGSDEHFREIEGDLVRQALREWNDGS; encoded by the coding sequence ATGAAACTGTTCGCCGTTCCGGACCTACCAGAGATCGAGCCCGGGGACGACATCGCGTCCCTGATCGACGAACGAGTCGATCTCGAACCGTCGGACGTCGTCTGTGTTGCATCGACGATCGTCTCGAAGGCTGAAGGTCGACTCGCCGATCTCTCGGCGTTTCCGGCCGGCCCCAGAGCCCGGGAGATCGCTGCCAATCTGGAAGACGCAACAGGCGAACCGAAGGATCCCCGATTCGCCCAGGCGGTGCTCGAGGAAAGCGTCGGTCTGCTGATCGAATCGCCATTCCTCCTCACGGAAACCCGATTCGGTCACGTCACCGTCAACGCAGGTATCGACCGGTCGAACGTTCCCGGTCACGACCTCCTGTTGCTTCCGCGCCATCCGAGCGCGAGTGCGGAGGAAATTGCCGGTGGGCTCGACGCCGACAGGGTGATCGTGACGGATACGTGTGGCCGACCGTTCAGGCACGGTCAACGCGGCGTCGCGATCGGGTGGGCGGGGATGCCGGCCAGCCGCGACTGGCGGGGCGAGCACGACCGGACCGGACGAGAACTGGGCGTCACAGTGCAGAACGTGATCGACGAACTGGCGGCAGCGAGCAACCTCCTTGCAGGGGAAGGCGCCGGCGGGACCCCGGTCGTCGTTGTCCGCGGGTTCGAGTTCGGCGACCACGAGGGGTCGGACGAGCACTTCCGGGAGATCGAAGGCGACCTGGTACGGCAGGCGCTCCGCGAATGGAACGACGGATCGTGA
- the pdxS gene encoding pyridoxal 5'-phosphate synthase lyase subunit PdxS: MSEATDLEELEHGTELIKRGFARMQKGGVIMDVVNREQARIAEDAGAVAVMALEAVPADIRKRGGVARMPDPQNVIEIIDEVSIPVMGKSRIGHRKEAEILQALGVDMVDESEVLTPADEAYHIDKRAFTAPFVCGARDLPEALRRINEGAAMIRTKGEAGTGDVNQAVTHQRTIQEQIRTLSGLQHEERDAWAREHGAPRELVHETAEMGRLPVVNFAAGGIATPADAALMMHHGCDGIFVGSGIFGAERPEQMGNAIVEAVTNWDDPDTLADIATDAGSGMRGESTADMPEEERLQSRGV; the protein is encoded by the coding sequence ATGTCGGAGGCAACGGATCTCGAGGAGCTGGAGCACGGGACGGAACTCATCAAGCGCGGGTTTGCCCGCATGCAGAAGGGCGGCGTGATCATGGACGTGGTAAACCGCGAGCAGGCTCGCATCGCCGAGGACGCCGGCGCGGTCGCGGTGATGGCCCTCGAGGCGGTGCCCGCCGACATCCGCAAGCGCGGCGGTGTCGCCCGGATGCCCGATCCCCAAAACGTCATCGAGATCATCGACGAGGTTTCCATCCCGGTGATGGGCAAATCCCGCATCGGCCACCGCAAGGAGGCCGAAATCCTCCAGGCGCTCGGCGTCGACATGGTCGACGAATCGGAAGTGCTCACCCCCGCCGACGAGGCCTACCACATCGACAAACGCGCGTTTACCGCCCCGTTCGTCTGTGGCGCGCGCGACCTCCCCGAGGCGCTGCGCCGGATCAACGAGGGCGCTGCCATGATCCGGACGAAAGGCGAGGCCGGCACCGGCGACGTCAACCAGGCGGTCACACACCAGCGCACCATCCAGGAACAGATCCGCACGCTTTCGGGACTCCAGCACGAGGAGCGCGACGCCTGGGCGCGCGAACACGGCGCCCCCCGCGAGCTGGTGCACGAGACGGCCGAGATGGGCCGACTCCCGGTGGTCAACTTCGCCGCCGGCGGGATCGCCACGCCCGCCGACGCCGCCCTGATGATGCATCACGGCTGTGATGGGATCTTCGTCGGCTCGGGCATCTTCGGTGCCGAACGCCCCGAACAAATGGGGAACGCGATCGTCGAAGCTGTCACCAACTGGGACGACCCCGACACGCTGGCGGACATCGCCACCGACGCCGGCAGCGGCATGCGCGGGGAATCCACCGCCGACATGCCCGAGGAAGAACGCCTCCAGAGTCGCGGGGTCTAA
- a CDS encoding NCS2 family permease, whose translation MSGQSDTGSSGIAEFFEFDKYDTDLSTELIAGATTFLTMSYIIVVNPAILGAAIEIPGYTEGEVFQMIAIATIISAVIGGLVMALYAKRPFGVAPGMGLNAFFAFTVVIGMGISWQTALAAVFVEGVIFILLTAAGARKYIISIFPEPVKFSVGAGIGAFLLFIGLQEMEIVVGYEGTLVELGMVAQNPWAILGLLGLLFTLMLFARGIKGSIIIGILTTGIVGWALTLAGFFERGVITPAELPSPHYDITPLVGAFIEGLADIEPLTFSLVVFTFFFVDFFDTAGVLLGVGQQADLLDEEGDLPEMEKPLMADAIATTAGAMVGTSTATTYIESATGIEEGGRTGLTALVIAALFTVALIAVPIVAAIPDYAIYLALVIVGLIMLEGVTDIDWSDPAWSITAGLTILIMPLTYSIAWGIAAGLMVYPVLKFAQGKATEVHLGQWLLALAFVFYLWTQTSGLIG comes from the coding sequence ATGTCAGGACAATCTGACACTGGTTCATCCGGGATAGCCGAGTTCTTCGAGTTCGATAAGTACGACACAGACTTATCGACGGAGTTGATCGCCGGGGCGACGACGTTCCTAACGATGTCGTACATCATCGTGGTCAACCCAGCGATCCTGGGTGCCGCGATCGAAATCCCGGGCTACACAGAGGGAGAGGTCTTCCAGATGATCGCTATCGCGACGATCATTTCCGCCGTCATCGGGGGTCTTGTAATGGCGCTGTATGCGAAGCGTCCATTCGGCGTCGCACCCGGGATGGGACTGAACGCCTTCTTCGCGTTCACCGTCGTTATCGGGATGGGGATATCCTGGCAAACCGCGCTGGCCGCAGTCTTCGTCGAGGGGGTCATCTTCATCCTCCTGACTGCGGCCGGTGCGAGGAAATACATCATCTCGATCTTCCCGGAACCCGTCAAGTTCTCGGTCGGTGCGGGTATCGGTGCGTTCCTGCTGTTCATCGGACTCCAGGAGATGGAAATCGTCGTCGGGTACGAAGGCACGCTGGTCGAACTCGGAATGGTCGCTCAGAACCCCTGGGCGATACTCGGCCTGCTGGGTCTTTTGTTTACTCTGATGTTGTTCGCGCGAGGGATCAAGGGGTCGATCATCATCGGTATCCTCACGACCGGAATCGTGGGCTGGGCGTTGACGCTTGCAGGATTCTTCGAACGCGGTGTCATCACCCCGGCCGAACTGCCGTCGCCACACTACGACATCACCCCGCTCGTTGGTGCGTTCATCGAGGGACTTGCAGACATCGAGCCACTGACGTTCTCGCTGGTCGTGTTCACGTTCTTCTTCGTGGACTTCTTCGACACGGCAGGTGTCCTGCTCGGCGTCGGACAACAGGCGGATCTCCTCGATGAAGAGGGGGACCTTCCGGAAATGGAAAAGCCCCTGATGGCCGACGCAATTGCCACGACTGCTGGCGCCATGGTCGGGACTTCCACGGCGACGACGTACATCGAATCCGCGACCGGTATCGAAGAGGGAGGTCGGACCGGTCTGACTGCACTGGTCATCGCGGCGCTGTTTACAGTCGCACTGATCGCGGTCCCGATTGTGGCTGCGATCCCCGATTACGCAATCTACCTTGCGCTGGTTATCGTCGGGCTAATTATGCTCGAAGGAGTGACTGACATTGATTGGAGCGACCCAGCGTGGTCGATCACTGCAGGTCTCACCATCCTCATCATGCCGCTCACGTACTCGATCGCGTGGGGTATCGCTGCTGGACTGATGGTGTACCCGGTACTCAAGTTCGCCCAGGGCAAGGCGACGGAAGTGCACCTGGGCCAGTGGCTCCTGGCACTCGCGTTCGTGTTCTACCTCTGGACGCAGACGTCGGGCCTCATCGGGTAG
- a CDS encoding threonine synthase, which produces MTMEHVEALKCTVCGEEYEAEGITYTCPKHDGPVEGVLDVVYDYDEVLDRFDHDVDGDIPDMWKYRAFLPVEDDADPITLGEGGTDLFDAPRLSEELGVEVRVKDDSRNPTASFKDRATSVSVTKANNLGHDIVVCASTGNAAASLCGYAARGGMDARIFVPGSAPEGKLAQPLVYGADVLQVQGSYDQAAKLSLEVTEQYGWYNRNAAYNPYQVEGKRTAGLEIAEQTRHDVPDWVVVSVGDGCTIAGVWKGLKEFEKLGFIDEAPRMLSVQAEGASVVHDTFHGDEDVDEVAETLADSIAVAKPANLRKAVRAVEESNGDSVVVSDEAILEAEVRLGSTEGLYAEPAAAATVAGVERALEQDIIHEDDSVVVVSSGYGLKDTKNAKRATGDPHRISPDIGEVERIYGAGPDY; this is translated from the coding sequence ATGACAATGGAGCACGTCGAAGCGCTGAAGTGTACTGTCTGTGGCGAGGAATACGAGGCCGAGGGGATCACATACACGTGTCCGAAGCACGATGGCCCAGTCGAGGGCGTCCTCGACGTCGTCTACGACTACGACGAAGTACTCGATCGGTTCGATCACGACGTCGACGGGGATATCCCCGACATGTGGAAGTATCGCGCGTTCCTGCCGGTCGAAGACGACGCCGACCCGATCACGCTCGGAGAGGGTGGAACAGACCTCTTCGACGCCCCACGACTCAGCGAGGAGCTCGGGGTCGAAGTTCGGGTGAAAGACGACAGCCGAAATCCCACGGCGAGCTTCAAAGACCGGGCGACGTCAGTGTCGGTCACGAAGGCGAACAACCTCGGCCACGACATTGTGGTGTGTGCTTCCACGGGCAACGCCGCGGCCTCTCTCTGTGGATACGCGGCACGTGGGGGGATGGATGCGCGCATTTTCGTCCCGGGGTCGGCACCGGAGGGGAAACTCGCGCAACCACTCGTCTACGGCGCCGACGTCCTCCAGGTCCAGGGAAGCTACGACCAGGCGGCCAAACTCAGTCTGGAAGTAACCGAGCAGTACGGGTGGTACAACCGGAACGCCGCGTACAACCCGTATCAAGTCGAGGGGAAGCGGACGGCTGGACTCGAGATCGCCGAACAGACCCGCCACGATGTCCCCGACTGGGTGGTCGTCTCCGTCGGCGACGGCTGCACGATCGCGGGGGTATGGAAGGGCCTCAAAGAGTTCGAAAAACTCGGGTTCATCGACGAAGCGCCACGCATGCTCAGCGTCCAGGCGGAGGGCGCAAGCGTGGTTCACGACACCTTCCACGGTGACGAGGACGTCGACGAAGTCGCAGAGACGCTCGCCGACAGCATCGCCGTCGCCAAGCCGGCCAACCTCCGGAAAGCTGTTCGAGCCGTCGAGGAAAGCAACGGCGACTCAGTGGTCGTGTCCGACGAGGCGATCCTCGAAGCCGAGGTTCGCCTCGGCAGCACCGAAGGGCTGTACGCCGAACCGGCAGCCGCCGCGACCGTCGCCGGCGTCGAGCGCGCCCTCGAACAGGACATCATCCACGAGGACGACTCCGTGGTGGTCGTCTCCAGCGGCTACGGCCTCAAGGACACGAAAAACGCCAAGCGGGCGACGGGCGACCCTCACAGGATTTCCCCCGACATCGGGGAAGTGGAACGGATCTACGGAGCCGGTCCCGACTACTGA
- the glyA gene encoding serine hydroxymethyltransferase produces the protein MEFDQIREADTAVANAMEGELSRQQETFSLIASENYVSEAVLAGQGSPLTNKYAEGYPGERYYAGCEYVDEIEQLAIDRATELWGADHVNVQPHSGTQANMAVYLAVLEPGDKILSLDLNHGGHLSHGHHVNFAGQLFEVEHYEVDADTGYLDYESIHEHAERFEPDIIVSGFSAYPREVEWERIQEAADAVDAYHLADIAHITGLVAAGVHESPVGVADFATGSTHKTIRAGRGGIIMCDEEYADDIDSAVFPGSQGGPLAHNIAGKAVGFGEALTPAFQSYAEQVVANAKALGDVLTDKGLSLVSGGTDTHLLLVDLRESHPDVTGSDAEDALADANLILNANTVPGETRSAFDPSGVRIGTPGITTRGFDEAATRELGELIYEVIDNVDDDSVIESVRSRVEELSREYPLYE, from the coding sequence ATGGAGTTCGACCAGATACGGGAAGCCGATACAGCAGTTGCCAACGCGATGGAGGGAGAACTCTCCCGGCAGCAGGAGACGTTCTCGCTGATCGCCAGCGAAAACTACGTCAGCGAAGCGGTCCTGGCCGGCCAGGGGTCCCCGCTCACGAACAAGTACGCCGAGGGATACCCCGGCGAGCGGTACTACGCCGGCTGTGAGTACGTCGACGAAATCGAGCAACTCGCCATCGATCGTGCAACGGAACTGTGGGGCGCAGATCACGTCAACGTCCAGCCCCACTCCGGAACGCAGGCAAACATGGCGGTGTACCTCGCCGTGCTGGAACCCGGCGACAAGATCCTTTCGCTGGATCTAAACCACGGTGGTCACCTCAGTCACGGTCACCACGTCAACTTCGCCGGCCAGTTGTTCGAGGTCGAACACTATGAGGTCGACGCAGACACCGGCTACCTGGACTACGAGAGCATCCACGAACACGCCGAACGGTTCGAACCCGACATCATCGTTTCCGGTTTCTCCGCGTATCCACGCGAGGTCGAGTGGGAGCGGATACAGGAGGCTGCCGACGCCGTCGACGCCTACCATCTGGCCGACATTGCCCACATCACTGGGCTGGTCGCCGCCGGCGTTCACGAGTCTCCGGTCGGCGTCGCCGACTTCGCCACCGGCTCCACACACAAGACTATCCGGGCGGGTCGGGGCGGAATCATCATGTGCGACGAGGAGTACGCCGACGACATCGACAGCGCCGTCTTCCCCGGAAGCCAGGGTGGACCACTCGCGCACAACATCGCGGGCAAGGCCGTCGGCTTCGGCGAAGCGCTCACACCGGCGTTCCAGTCGTACGCAGAACAGGTCGTCGCCAACGCAAAGGCCCTGGGCGATGTCCTGACAGACAAGGGCCTCTCGCTCGTGTCCGGGGGCACAGACACACATCTCCTGCTCGTCGACCTCCGGGAATCCCACCCAGACGTGACCGGGAGTGACGCCGAAGACGCGCTGGCGGACGCGAACCTCATCCTCAATGCGAACACCGTGCCGGGAGAAACTCGCTCCGCATTCGATCCCTCCGGCGTTCGCATCGGAACCCCGGGTATTACGACCCGCGGGTTCGACGAGGCGGCGACCCGCGAACTCGGGGAACTCATCTACGAGGTCATCGATAACGTCGACGACGATAGCGTGATCGAATCCGTCCGCTCGCGGGTCGAAGAACTGAGCCGCGAGTACCCGCTCTACGAATAG
- a CDS encoding archaea-specific SMC-related protein encodes MTWQIRIDSIGGIASGSASIEPGLNAVRGSNWQGKSSFVEAIKVGLGVSKELMEGADEGQVRIDTPDETYTVDLVRENGTVVRNGTPVLADEYDVARMELFGCLDERNAIRDAVRQGDSLEDSLLQPLDFQRIDEKISDLKRERERVESERKKAQQARNRLPKVQEEVTQLESELSELNEKRKQLSSDVTDQDTDSSSAREELSQARSDRNQAENQIDRLERTIQRAEEKLAEYEAELEEISVDEDADVTAELAEVRDTVDRLEQENEVLQSVYSANEMVLAENKVDLIADVERGLVDDSLECWTCGERVTRGQIEERLDRLGQKISEKRAQVDDRRKRIDKLEARREEIKQTKRRKSDLKTNISELQAKLSDRRQSLSDARDRLEAAEERIEQLSDQVDTTLEEITDIEGEIKYRKAELQDKEGKLEQIEQRAQRADTLEDEYEEISSEIEELRSRKEEIKRGTRDAFDEAVGDLVERLNTGFESARLTSSFELVVARDGRETPLDALSEGELELLGIVAGLAGHEAFDTTEVAPIMVLDGIGSLADENLHALVEYIEQRTDYFVFTTFPEHSPFDGQEIDPSEWEVGTPERASST; translated from the coding sequence ATGACCTGGCAGATTCGAATCGACAGTATCGGAGGTATCGCCAGCGGTAGCGCCAGTATCGAACCTGGACTAAACGCCGTACGGGGGTCCAATTGGCAAGGGAAATCGAGTTTCGTCGAGGCCATCAAAGTCGGCCTGGGCGTCTCGAAAGAGCTGATGGAAGGGGCGGACGAAGGGCAGGTCAGGATCGACACACCAGATGAAACGTACACGGTCGATCTCGTCAGGGAAAACGGAACCGTCGTCAGGAACGGCACACCCGTACTGGCTGACGAGTACGACGTGGCGCGAATGGAGCTGTTCGGTTGTCTGGACGAACGAAACGCCATTCGTGACGCCGTCAGACAGGGGGACAGCTTGGAGGACAGCTTATTGCAGCCGCTGGATTTCCAACGGATCGACGAGAAAATATCGGACCTCAAACGGGAACGGGAGCGAGTCGAGTCCGAACGCAAAAAGGCCCAGCAGGCGAGGAATAGACTGCCGAAAGTCCAGGAGGAGGTCACTCAGCTCGAGTCGGAGCTCTCGGAGCTGAATGAAAAACGGAAGCAGCTATCGTCCGACGTCACAGACCAGGACACCGACTCGAGTTCGGCACGCGAGGAACTGAGCCAGGCGCGCTCCGACCGAAACCAGGCGGAAAATCAGATCGACCGGCTGGAACGCACCATTCAACGGGCGGAGGAAAAACTCGCGGAGTACGAGGCCGAACTCGAAGAGATTAGCGTCGACGAGGACGCAGACGTCACTGCCGAGCTCGCCGAAGTACGCGATACCGTCGATCGACTCGAACAGGAGAACGAAGTTCTGCAGTCGGTGTATTCGGCCAACGAGATGGTTCTGGCCGAGAACAAGGTCGATCTCATTGCGGACGTCGAACGAGGACTCGTCGACGACAGTCTCGAGTGTTGGACCTGCGGCGAAAGAGTCACCCGCGGTCAGATCGAGGAACGGCTGGATCGGCTCGGACAGAAGATTTCCGAAAAGCGTGCACAGGTCGACGACCGCCGCAAGCGCATCGACAAACTGGAAGCCCGCCGCGAAGAGATCAAACAGACCAAACGGCGGAAATCGGATCTAAAAACGAATATCTCGGAGCTCCAGGCCAAACTGTCGGATCGACGCCAGAGCCTCTCGGACGCCCGGGATCGACTGGAAGCAGCCGAAGAACGGATAGAACAGCTCTCGGATCAGGTGGATACCACGCTCGAGGAAATCACGGATATCGAAGGCGAGATAAAGTACAGGAAAGCAGAACTCCAGGACAAGGAGGGCAAACTCGAGCAGATAGAACAGCGGGCCCAACGGGCCGACACTCTCGAAGACGAGTACGAAGAGATCAGCTCCGAGATCGAGGAACTCCGAAGCCGGAAAGAGGAAATCAAACGGGGGACGAGAGACGCGTTCGACGAAGCCGTTGGTGACCTCGTCGAACGGTTGAACACGGGCTTCGAATCCGCACGCCTCACGTCCAGTTTCGAACTCGTCGTTGCCCGGGACGGACGCGAAACCCCACTCGATGCGCTGAGTGAAGGCGAACTCGAACTGCTCGGTATCGTTGCCGGCCTGGCCGGGCACGAGGCCTTCGACACGACAGAGGTCGCACCGATTATGGTCCTGGATGGGATCGGTAGTCTCGCAGACGAAAACCTGCATGCGTTAGTCGAATACATCGAACAGCGTACCGACTACTTCGTGTTCACGACCTTTCCGGAACACAGCCCGTTCGACGGGCAGGAAATCGATCCGAGCGAATGGGAGGTCGGGACGCCCGAGCGGGCCTCGTCAACCTAG
- the cofH gene encoding 7,8-didemethyl-8-hydroxy-5-deazariboflavin synthase subunit CofH, giving the protein MNDRIASRPGLGDSEFEHVPETDQTFQNALEKARNGERLSVDDGIELLTTGTDVEGIDPRRKELVLEVADRRRAERVGDEVTFVTNLNNNVSTACNVGCLFCNFKNTAHKFESDHEGEHAGFTRTPADSRRAVERALDRGISEVCSVSGLHPAFALNEEHREILEAYDRPAREVNYKPPEVYDTSPGTYVEQIRAMSIDGVHVHSMTPEEAYHARRGTDWSYEEVYGRLRDAGLDSAPGTAAEILVEEVRDAICPGKISSEEWIEAMEGAVAAGLDVTATIMYGHVENAAHRILHLDRVRDLQDRTGGITEFVPLSFVHENTPLYRHGIVDGGPTDAEDELMIALSRLYLDNIDNIQSSWVKYGNEKGLKLLNCGANDFMGTILSEEITKRAGGKYGEYRTVGEYVEMIDSIGRPPVERSTDYRTRREIDIDEEPYGPMIGPRADGSPMFGSDHRSVGDSGDPTAADD; this is encoded by the coding sequence ATGAACGATCGTATCGCCTCCAGGCCGGGATTAGGGGACAGTGAGTTCGAGCACGTCCCAGAGACGGATCAGACGTTCCAAAACGCGCTCGAGAAAGCGCGAAACGGGGAGCGACTTTCCGTCGACGACGGCATCGAGCTTTTGACTACTGGCACTGACGTGGAGGGCATCGATCCGCGCCGAAAGGAGTTAGTTCTGGAAGTTGCAGATCGACGGCGGGCAGAACGCGTCGGCGACGAGGTCACCTTCGTCACCAATCTCAACAACAACGTATCAACTGCGTGTAACGTCGGCTGTCTCTTCTGTAATTTCAAAAACACCGCCCACAAGTTCGAAAGCGATCACGAGGGGGAACACGCAGGGTTCACGCGAACGCCTGCTGACTCGCGACGGGCGGTCGAGCGAGCCCTCGACAGGGGAATCTCGGAGGTGTGCTCGGTTTCGGGACTACATCCGGCGTTCGCATTGAACGAGGAGCATCGGGAGATACTGGAGGCGTACGATCGACCGGCACGCGAGGTCAACTACAAACCCCCCGAGGTCTATGACACGAGTCCGGGGACGTACGTCGAACAGATCCGGGCGATGTCGATCGATGGCGTTCACGTCCACTCGATGACTCCCGAGGAGGCGTACCACGCGCGGCGTGGCACCGACTGGTCCTACGAGGAGGTGTACGGGAGGCTCCGGGACGCCGGTCTGGATTCGGCACCGGGAACTGCCGCGGAGATCCTCGTCGAGGAGGTACGAGACGCCATCTGTCCCGGAAAAATTTCCTCCGAGGAGTGGATCGAGGCGATGGAGGGCGCCGTCGCCGCCGGACTCGACGTCACCGCCACGATCATGTACGGCCACGTCGAAAACGCGGCACATCGGATCCTCCACCTGGATCGGGTCCGCGATCTCCAGGACCGGACTGGCGGGATCACCGAGTTCGTGCCGCTCTCGTTTGTCCACGAGAACACCCCGCTGTATCGTCACGGTATCGTCGATGGCGGCCCCACCGACGCCGAGGACGAACTGATGATCGCCCTCTCGCGGCTCTATCTCGATAACATCGACAACATCCAGTCCTCCTGGGTCAAGTATGGGAACGAAAAGGGACTCAAACTGCTCAACTGCGGTGCGAACGATTTCATGGGGACGATCCTCTCCGAGGAGATCACGAAGCGTGCCGGTGGCAAGTACGGGGAGTATCGGACGGTGGGAGAGTACGTGGAGATGATCGACTCCATCGGTCGCCCTCCCGTGGAACGATCCACCGACTACCGAACGCGCCGGGAGATCGACATCGACGAGGAACCCTACGGTCCCATGATTGGCCCCAGAGCGGACGGTTCGCCGATGTTCGGGTCCGACCACCGGTCGGTCGGTGACAGCGGCGATCCGACCGCCGCCGACGACTGA